From a single Natronorubrum tibetense GA33 genomic region:
- a CDS encoding ABC transporter permease subunit, protein MTAILRLESRKRVRGSVVLIAVFAVLSALYFSMFPGIQEEMDVFEAAFPEYMFDMFGIEELHTIEGFIAAELYSFFWSLLLAIYFAYVGAGLIASDVQERRMDLTLSNPVSRESVVLQKVAALWVPLVALNVGVPIIVYVGALVIGESFNPVALAMVHLLSIPYLLVCAGIGVVLSVVVDRVRRARSTALTLVFALWLVDSVSRIDPDYEWIGTFTPSRYYEETNILVHEEYAFLDAGLLLAVFLVLIVVATVVFTRRDI, encoded by the coding sequence ATGACGGCTATCCTCCGACTCGAGTCCAGAAAACGCGTCCGCGGGTCGGTCGTCCTGATCGCCGTCTTCGCCGTACTGTCGGCGCTTTACTTCTCGATGTTTCCCGGGATACAGGAGGAGATGGATGTCTTCGAGGCCGCGTTCCCGGAGTACATGTTCGACATGTTTGGAATCGAGGAACTCCACACGATCGAGGGCTTCATCGCTGCCGAACTGTACTCGTTCTTCTGGAGCCTCCTTCTCGCCATCTACTTTGCGTACGTCGGGGCCGGGCTGATCGCAAGTGATGTTCAGGAACGAAGGATGGACCTCACGCTTTCGAACCCGGTTTCTCGCGAATCGGTCGTGCTCCAGAAAGTCGCCGCTCTGTGGGTTCCCCTGGTCGCGTTGAACGTCGGGGTCCCGATTATCGTCTACGTCGGCGCACTCGTCATCGGCGAATCGTTCAACCCCGTCGCGCTCGCGATGGTTCACCTGCTCTCGATTCCCTACCTGCTGGTCTGTGCCGGGATCGGAGTCGTGTTGTCCGTCGTCGTCGACCGCGTGAGACGCGCCAGATCGACGGCCTTGACCCTTGTATTCGCCCTCTGGCTGGTCGATAGCGTCTCCCGTATAGACCCGGACTATGAGTGGATCGGTACGTTCACCCCGAGCCGATACTACGAAGAGACGAACATTCTTGTCCACGAAGAGTATGCGTTCCTCGACGCCGGGCTCCTCCTGGCGGTCTTTCTCGTTTTGATCGTCGTCGCCACTGTTGTCTTTACGCGCCGAGACATCTGA
- a CDS encoding ABC transporter permease: MTAILRVESRKLVRGTVILTGLLVVLSAFFFVVFPSIQEEAELFEAVYPDYLLALLGIEELHTIEGFIGGYIFPFVWILLAGIYFAYVSAGMISRDIRTRRMDLTLSNPVSRESVVLQKVAALWVPVVALNVGMMAVLFAGATALGEPIDPVSLGMVHLLGVPYLLVCAGIGILLSVVVDRVETAQTTALVLVFALWLVDGLSQMNADFEWVGEITPSRYYDPSAILVHEEYALTDATILLVTFLLLVGVAVLVFVRRDI; encoded by the coding sequence ATGACGGCCATCCTGCGCGTCGAGTCGCGGAAGCTGGTCCGGGGAACGGTGATCCTGACCGGGCTCCTCGTCGTACTCTCTGCGTTTTTCTTCGTCGTCTTCCCGAGTATCCAGGAGGAGGCGGAGCTGTTCGAGGCGGTGTATCCGGACTACTTGCTCGCCCTTCTGGGGATCGAAGAACTCCACACGATCGAGGGGTTCATCGGCGGCTACATCTTCCCGTTCGTCTGGATCCTGCTGGCTGGGATCTACTTCGCATATGTCAGCGCGGGCATGATCTCGCGAGATATCCGCACGCGACGGATGGATCTCACGCTCTCCAATCCGGTCTCGCGCGAGTCGGTCGTCCTCCAGAAAGTCGCCGCCCTGTGGGTCCCCGTGGTGGCGTTGAACGTCGGGATGATGGCCGTCTTATTCGCCGGCGCGACCGCCCTCGGTGAGCCGATCGATCCCGTCTCTCTCGGGATGGTCCACCTGCTTGGAGTTCCCTACCTGCTGGTCTGTGCTGGGATCGGTATCCTCCTGTCGGTCGTCGTCGATCGCGTCGAAACCGCCCAGACCACGGCGCTGGTCCTGGTGTTCGCGCTTTGGCTGGTCGACGGCCTCTCTCAAATGAACGCTGACTTCGAGTGGGTCGGTGAGATCACTCCAAGTCGATACTACGATCCGTCGGCGATCCTCGTCCACGAGGAGTACGCCCTGACAGACGCGACGATCCTCCTCGTGACGTTTCTCCTTCTGGTCGGCGTTGCCGTCCTCGTCTTCGTCCGGAGGGATATCTAG
- a CDS encoding thiol-disulfide oxidoreductase DCC family protein translates to MSSDVPDDAPIVLFDGVCNLCHGFVQFIVPRDTEGQFHFASLQSDVGQQLLADHGLEGHDLDSVVLIEGDDAYVKSAAVIRIARRLGGIYRLLGPTRYLPRRLRDWAYDLVAEHRYRIFGQKEQCMMPTGNVQERFLE, encoded by the coding sequence ATGTCCTCCGACGTGCCAGACGATGCCCCGATCGTGCTCTTCGACGGCGTCTGCAACCTCTGTCACGGCTTCGTGCAGTTCATCGTTCCTCGAGATACGGAGGGTCAGTTCCACTTCGCGTCCCTGCAGTCCGACGTCGGACAGCAGTTGCTCGCCGATCACGGACTCGAGGGCCACGACCTCGACTCCGTCGTCCTGATCGAGGGCGACGACGCCTACGTAAAATCCGCCGCGGTGATCCGCATCGCCCGGCGACTGGGCGGAATCTACCGCTTGCTCGGCCCCACCCGATACCTCCCGCGGCGACTGCGCGACTGGGCGTACGACCTCGTCGCCGAACATCGCTACCGAATCTTCGGCCAAAAAGAGCAGTGTATGATGCCGACGGGGAACGTCCAGGAACGGTTTCTCGAGTAA